Proteins found in one Pseudochaenichthys georgianus chromosome 13, fPseGeo1.2, whole genome shotgun sequence genomic segment:
- the bcl7bb gene encoding B-cell CLL/lymphoma 7 protein family member B-B, producing the protein MNHNSIKMSGRSGRAETRSRAKDDIKKVLAAIEKVRKWEKKWVTVGDTSLRIFKWVPVTETKQIYRTKSTGGDARGLKDVVLENTNSLLDFTDENSNQSFLSDVYQPKMDNSSSTSSSQQVSPPHTSSLRTEDSQPPMLGQESVDEPVHSGQEGADEPPTLIKEDLLSSGAISRKTPDIQEELDETGAPPLKKICTRENTVLR; encoded by the exons ATGAATCATAACAGCATCAAGATGTCGGGACGATCAGGCCGTGCAGAGACCCGAAGTCGGGCTAAAGATGACATTAAAAAGGTCCTGGCAGCCATCGAGAAGGTGCGCAAATG GGAGAAGAAATGGGTGACAGTCGGAGACACATCTTTACGTATATTCAAGTGGGTGCCAGTAACAGAAACAAAGCAG ATATATAGGACCAAATCTACAGGTGGAGATGCTAGAGGACTGAAGGATGTGGTCCTGGAAAATACCAACTCTTTACTGGATTTCACtg ATGAAAACAGCAACCAGAGCTTTTTGTCGGACGTTTACCAGCCTAAAATGGATAACAGCAGCAGCACTTCCAGCTCGCAGCAGGTCAGCCCTCCACACACCTCCAGCCTCCGAACTGAAGACTCTCAGCCACCCATGCTGGGCCAGGAGAGTGTAGATG AGCCAGTACATTCAGGACAGGAGGGGGCTGATGAGCCTCCCACTCTCATCAAGGAAGACCTTCTTTCATCAGGAGCCATCAGTCGGAAGACCCCAGACATACAG GAGGAATTGGATGAAACAGGAGCACCCCCTTTAAAGAAGATATGCACAAGAGAAAATACTGTTCTGAGATAG